A window of Rubricoccus marinus contains these coding sequences:
- the hemW gene encoding radical SAM family heme chaperone HemW, which translates to MPRPASRSALAGLYIHVPFCSQRCIYCDFYFTTTSRETGAFARAAAVEIEAYGKEFGSREPLATIYFGGGTPSLLPPEDLATILNAVHAHFDTSQVEEVTLEANPEDLTASGLGSLRAMGVTRLSLGVQSFFDEDLAFMNRAHDAAQAERAVQIAADTFDSFSVDLIFGVPEQPFEHWGANLEKALRLGAPHISAYSLTVEPKTPLAKQVQLGTVIPEGDDAMLDRYLFTHEYLKERGLEHYEVSSFAKPGHHSRHNSLYWAHQNVLAIGPSAHAFWRETRSKAWRWANVAHLGSWRGLLESGHLPVDNREQLGADALADEAILLGLRRLDLGLDLDVLERDYGVDLLVEKADLLASFERESLLTVRNGRVRLTPSGAAVADALAVRLVR; encoded by the coding sequence TTGCCTCGTCCCGCTTCCCGCTCCGCATTGGCCGGCCTCTACATCCACGTCCCCTTCTGCTCGCAGCGCTGCATCTACTGCGACTTCTATTTCACGACCACGAGCCGTGAGACGGGAGCCTTCGCGCGCGCCGCCGCGGTCGAGATCGAGGCGTACGGCAAGGAGTTCGGGTCCCGCGAGCCTCTGGCGACGATCTACTTCGGCGGCGGGACGCCCTCGCTGCTCCCGCCAGAGGACCTCGCGACGATCCTCAACGCCGTCCACGCGCACTTCGACACCTCGCAGGTGGAGGAGGTCACGCTGGAGGCGAACCCCGAGGACCTCACCGCCAGCGGCCTGGGCTCGCTTCGCGCGATGGGCGTCACGCGGCTCTCGCTCGGCGTGCAGTCGTTTTTCGACGAGGACCTCGCGTTCATGAACCGCGCCCACGACGCCGCCCAGGCCGAGCGCGCCGTGCAGATCGCCGCCGACACGTTCGACTCGTTCTCGGTCGACCTCATCTTCGGCGTGCCCGAGCAACCGTTCGAGCACTGGGGCGCGAACCTGGAGAAAGCGCTCCGCCTGGGCGCGCCGCACATCTCCGCGTACTCCCTCACCGTCGAGCCCAAGACGCCTCTGGCGAAACAGGTCCAACTCGGAACCGTGATTCCCGAGGGCGATGACGCGATGCTGGATCGCTACCTGTTTACCCACGAGTACCTGAAGGAGCGCGGCCTGGAGCACTACGAGGTCTCCTCGTTCGCCAAACCCGGCCACCACTCGCGCCACAACTCGCTCTACTGGGCACACCAGAACGTCCTCGCGATCGGCCCCAGCGCGCACGCGTTCTGGCGCGAGACCCGTAGCAAAGCGTGGCGGTGGGCCAACGTCGCCCACCTCGGCAGCTGGCGCGGACTGCTGGAATCCGGCCACCTCCCCGTCGACAACCGCGAGCAGCTCGGCGCCGACGCCCTCGCCGACGAGGCCATCCTGCTCGGCCTCCGCCGCCTCGACCTCGGCCTCGACCTCGACGTTCTGGAGCGCGACTACGGCGTCGATCTCTTGGTCGAAAAAGCCGACCTCCTCGCCTCTTTCGAGCGCGAATCTCTCCTCACCGTCCGCAACGGCCGCGTCCGCCTCACCCCCAGCGGCGCCGCCGTCGCCGACGCACTCGCCGTCCGCCTCGTCCGCTAG
- a CDS encoding DNA double-strand break repair nuclease NurA, with the protein MIDFSRLASQLGDFSAYQRQEQNRHAWRLETACACLDECAPDWEPLAERARKAGRGPLRGIPLGQPDVGTAPGSRPATVTVVATDGSQIFPDRHSDPACYLLNVGRIALHYGTLDAPLMRAEPDFRYSRGDLDDLAPDDPATPEASAEVVSALRDEQELDWLHKTAVEERRSGREIVALADGTLIRWMLRGMKNRALETTLLARYVAILDRFQEDGVPLASYISRPGAAEVVNLLRLHRGEEDWATGDDSLHGLLDRHLFERVLEVGERSTTFQSRSEVLSQYGPHQIVAFYLRLKGEVARVEMPAWAANVPGWLDLVHSVLLDQAEKGGGYPIILQEAHERAVVRAEEREMFFRLLAGRLRRDGLAGDASGKSVSKQVPRV; encoded by the coding sequence GTGATCGACTTCTCCCGCCTCGCGAGCCAACTCGGCGACTTCTCGGCCTACCAGCGCCAGGAGCAAAACCGCCACGCGTGGCGGCTGGAGACGGCGTGCGCGTGTCTGGACGAGTGCGCGCCGGACTGGGAGCCTCTGGCAGAGCGCGCGCGGAAGGCGGGGCGTGGGCCGCTGCGTGGGATTCCGCTCGGTCAGCCCGATGTGGGCACCGCTCCAGGCAGCCGTCCCGCGACGGTCACGGTCGTGGCGACCGACGGCAGCCAGATCTTCCCAGACCGGCACTCGGACCCGGCGTGCTACCTCCTCAACGTCGGCCGGATCGCGCTGCACTACGGCACGCTGGACGCGCCGCTCATGCGCGCCGAGCCTGACTTCCGCTACTCGCGCGGCGATCTGGACGACCTGGCGCCGGACGACCCGGCCACGCCAGAGGCCTCGGCGGAGGTGGTTTCGGCCCTGCGCGACGAGCAGGAACTGGACTGGCTGCACAAAACGGCCGTGGAGGAGCGCCGCAGCGGGCGCGAGATCGTGGCCCTCGCGGACGGCACACTCATCCGCTGGATGCTGCGCGGCATGAAAAACCGCGCGCTGGAGACGACGCTGCTCGCGCGCTACGTCGCCATCCTCGACCGCTTCCAAGAGGACGGCGTGCCTCTGGCGTCGTACATCTCGCGGCCGGGCGCGGCGGAGGTGGTGAACCTGCTCCGCTTGCACCGAGGCGAGGAAGACTGGGCCACGGGCGATGACTCCCTGCACGGCCTGCTGGACCGGCACCTGTTCGAACGCGTGTTGGAGGTGGGCGAACGGAGCACGACGTTCCAGAGCCGGAGCGAGGTGCTCTCGCAGTACGGGCCGCACCAGATCGTAGCGTTCTACCTCCGCCTGAAGGGCGAGGTGGCGCGCGTGGAGATGCCTGCGTGGGCTGCGAACGTGCCGGGCTGGCTGGACCTCGTCCACTCGGTCCTGCTGGACCAGGCGGAGAAGGGGGGGGGCTACCCGATCATCCTGCAAGAGGCGCACGAACGCGCCGTGGTCCGCGCGGAGGAGCGGGAGATGTTCTTCCGCCTGCTCGCAGGCCGCTTGCGCCGCGATGGCTTGGCGGGGGACGCCAGCGGCAAGAGCGTCTCCAAGCAGGTGCCGCGGGTGTAA
- a CDS encoding DUF192 domain-containing protein, with amino-acid sequence MTRFFSLILLASLFGCQESAPEPTPEAPSAPSIPFDIAGDLTFSRDGQPITTIAIEVADTDSLRMRGMMDRTEIPDATGMLFIFPTAAPQSFWMQNTPSALDIMYFGADSTLINVQANAVPFQTNPTYPSEGPAQFVVETPAGFARRYGLTPGVRIDWDLDTEEAPASETAP; translated from the coding sequence ATGACTCGCTTCTTCTCTCTCATCCTGCTCGCGTCCCTGTTCGGTTGCCAGGAGTCCGCGCCCGAGCCCACGCCAGAGGCGCCTTCGGCCCCGTCCATCCCGTTCGACATCGCCGGGGACCTGACCTTCTCCCGCGATGGACAGCCTATCACCACCATCGCGATCGAGGTCGCGGACACGGACTCGCTGCGGATGCGCGGCATGATGGACCGCACAGAGATCCCGGACGCGACGGGCATGCTGTTCATCTTCCCCACCGCCGCGCCGCAGTCGTTCTGGATGCAGAACACGCCGAGCGCGCTCGACATCATGTATTTCGGCGCGGACTCGACGCTGATCAACGTGCAGGCCAACGCCGTCCCGTTCCAGACCAACCCGACGTATCCATCTGAGGGACCGGCGCAGTTCGTCGTCGAAACGCCTGCCGGGTTCGCCCGCCGGTACGGCCTAACGCCGGGTGTCCGCATCGACTGGGACCTCGACACCGAGGAAGCACCAGCGTCAGAGACAGCCCCCTGA
- a CDS encoding DinB family protein yields the protein MMTTDALLLDTEHRLFTERFDAFAPEARLWRPGPEQWNANDVMEHLVRVEEGLIVGLERQIAAGEGRRDVGVPSPEALEAVRRFLRSGGRTRVPARATAHITPQGDDPCEVRERWDRLPSRWREALGSVPEALADVGLLLHPRAGAITARGAALFATDHRAHHAAQLKRLQEAEGFPGG from the coding sequence ATGATGACCACCGACGCCCTCCTTCTCGACACCGAGCACCGCTTGTTCACTGAGCGCTTCGACGCGTTCGCGCCCGAGGCCCGCCTCTGGCGGCCCGGTCCCGAGCAGTGGAACGCGAACGACGTGATGGAGCACCTCGTGCGCGTGGAGGAGGGCCTGATCGTCGGGTTAGAGCGCCAGATCGCCGCAGGCGAGGGCCGCCGAGACGTGGGTGTTCCCTCGCCAGAGGCGCTGGAGGCGGTCCGCAGGTTTCTGCGCTCCGGCGGGCGCACGCGCGTTCCGGCACGCGCCACTGCGCACATCACGCCGCAGGGCGACGACCCCTGCGAGGTGCGCGAGCGCTGGGACCGCCTCCCGAGCCGCTGGCGCGAGGCCCTCGGCTCCGTCCCCGAAGCGCTTGCCGACGTGGGCCTTCTCCTCCACCCGCGCGCGGGCGCAATCACCGCCCGGGGGGCCGCCCTGTTCGCGACCGACCACCGAGCGCACCACGCCGCGCAACTGAAGCGGCTCCAAGAGGCCGAGGGCTTCCCCGGCGGCTGA
- the wbaP gene encoding undecaprenyl-phosphate galactose phosphotransferase WbaP codes for METLVLDTSRPFRSRLALAKRHAAAHARRAALNSAVLGGAEALGLTLALVLAGGVRLLWAGEPQMVVGAGWAAIPLYLAGAALWRLLPGWGLGAVEEFRRQTITLVGAFVATALGIWMVRHSSVLLDSSRLTLGVAAVLSLVIVPLMRIKAKDLLIRRDAWGVPAVIYGAGEAGSRIVRQLQEEIGMGYKPVAVFDEDPDRWGGYLDTVPIVGDMERVAPEAAVAFLALPEADRERQSLLLEGPLAIYPTVVVVPEILDAPSLSVRPRDFAGILGLEITATLTQPAARFVKRAFDLSVMVLLAPFWVPVVGLLSLAIWLEDRTTPFYGQERIGLDGQTFRAWKLRTMVPNAEAVLAKAMEEDSALREEWETYFKLEHDPRITKVGAFLRKTSMDELPQLFNVLRGDMSLVGPRPLPAYHHEELHARVRNLRERVRPGITGMWQVSGRSDSGNTGMERWDPYYVRNWSLWLDAVILVRTVRVVLKGSGAY; via the coding sequence ATGGAAACGCTCGTCCTCGATACGTCCCGACCTTTTCGCAGCCGCCTCGCGCTGGCGAAGCGGCACGCGGCTGCGCACGCGCGGCGCGCGGCCTTGAACTCGGCCGTTCTGGGGGGAGCCGAGGCGCTGGGACTCACGCTTGCGCTGGTCTTGGCCGGCGGCGTCCGCTTGCTCTGGGCGGGCGAGCCGCAGATGGTCGTCGGCGCGGGGTGGGCGGCGATCCCGCTTTATCTCGCCGGAGCCGCCCTCTGGCGCCTGCTGCCCGGCTGGGGCCTGGGCGCCGTAGAGGAGTTCCGCCGCCAGACCATCACGCTTGTCGGCGCCTTCGTGGCGACCGCGCTCGGTATTTGGATGGTGCGGCACTCGTCGGTCCTGCTGGATTCCAGCCGGCTCACGCTCGGTGTGGCTGCGGTGCTCAGCCTCGTGATCGTGCCGCTGATGCGGATCAAGGCCAAAGACCTGCTTATTCGCCGAGACGCCTGGGGCGTGCCGGCGGTGATCTACGGCGCGGGTGAGGCGGGCTCTCGCATCGTGCGCCAACTGCAGGAGGAGATCGGCATGGGCTACAAGCCCGTCGCCGTGTTCGACGAGGACCCCGACCGCTGGGGCGGCTACCTCGATACCGTGCCCATCGTCGGCGACATGGAACGCGTGGCGCCAGAGGCCGCTGTGGCGTTCCTCGCGCTGCCGGAGGCGGACCGCGAGCGGCAGTCGCTGCTCTTGGAAGGGCCTCTGGCGATTTACCCCACGGTCGTCGTCGTCCCCGAGATCCTCGACGCGCCGAGTCTGAGCGTGCGCCCGCGCGACTTCGCGGGCATCCTGGGACTGGAGATCACGGCCACGCTCACGCAGCCCGCCGCGCGGTTCGTCAAGCGCGCGTTCGACCTCTCGGTCATGGTCCTTCTCGCGCCGTTCTGGGTCCCCGTCGTCGGGCTCCTGTCCCTCGCGATCTGGCTCGAGGACCGCACGACGCCGTTCTACGGGCAGGAGCGGATCGGGCTCGACGGCCAGACGTTCCGCGCCTGGAAGCTCCGCACGATGGTCCCCAACGCCGAGGCCGTGCTGGCGAAAGCGATGGAGGAGGACAGCGCTCTACGCGAGGAGTGGGAGACGTACTTCAAGCTCGAACACGATCCGCGGATCACGAAGGTGGGGGCGTTCCTGCGCAAGACGAGCATGGACGAGTTGCCGCAGCTGTTCAACGTGCTCCGCGGCGACATGAGCCTTGTTGGCCCGCGTCCGCTTCCGGCGTACCACCACGAGGAGTTGCACGCCCGTGTCCGAAACCTGCGCGAGCGCGTCCGGCCCGGCATTACGGGCATGTGGCAGGTATCGGGCCGCAGCGACAGTGGCAACACCGGCATGGAGCGGTGGGACCCGTACTACGTCCGCAACTGGTCGCTGTGGTTGGACGCGGTCATCCTCGTGCGGACGGTCCGCGTCGTCCTCAAGGGATCCGGCGCGTACTAG
- the sufC gene encoding Fe-S cluster assembly ATPase SufC produces the protein MSLLSIQNLHAQVEDAEILHGLSLEINPGEVHAIMGPNGSGKSTLGNVLAGRDDYEVTEGSVTFKGEDLLEMAPEERTREGLFLAFQYPVELPGVSTMQFLRTAVNSIREHRGEAEMPVGEFLKLMKDKAEYVNLDYKLVQRAVNEGFSGGEKKRAEIFQMAILDPQLAILDETDSGLDIDALRVVSDGINKLRDANRSFVLITHYQRLLEYVEPDFVHVLVDGRIVRSGGKELALELEEKGYDWIKKETAAVAA, from the coding sequence ATGTCTCTCCTCTCGATCCAAAACCTCCACGCTCAGGTGGAGGACGCTGAAATCCTCCACGGTCTCTCGCTTGAGATCAACCCCGGCGAGGTCCACGCCATCATGGGGCCGAACGGCTCCGGCAAGTCCACGCTCGGTAACGTCCTCGCAGGCCGCGACGACTACGAAGTGACCGAGGGCTCGGTCACGTTCAAGGGCGAAGACCTCCTGGAGATGGCGCCAGAGGAGCGCACCCGCGAAGGGCTCTTCCTCGCGTTCCAGTACCCGGTCGAGCTTCCGGGCGTGAGCACGATGCAGTTTCTCCGCACGGCGGTGAACAGCATCCGCGAGCACCGCGGCGAGGCCGAGATGCCCGTCGGCGAGTTCCTCAAGCTGATGAAGGACAAGGCCGAGTACGTCAACTTGGACTACAAGCTGGTCCAGCGCGCCGTCAACGAAGGGTTCTCCGGTGGCGAGAAGAAGCGCGCCGAGATCTTCCAGATGGCGATCCTCGACCCGCAGCTCGCCATCCTCGACGAGACCGACTCCGGCCTCGACATCGACGCGCTCCGCGTCGTCTCTGACGGCATCAACAAGCTCCGCGACGCCAACCGCTCGTTCGTGCTCATCACGCACTACCAGCGCCTGCTGGAGTACGTCGAGCCCGACTTTGTGCACGTTCTCGTGGACGGCCGCATTGTCCGCTCCGGCGGTAAGGAGCTCGCCCTCGAGCTGGAGGAGAAGGGCTACGACTGGATCAAGAAGGAGACGGCGGCTGTCGCCGCATAA
- a CDS encoding HesB/IscA family protein, producing MTETAPDALLQITESARQRLVQVAAGDGVDVTEQYLRVAVVPGGCSGLTYDLGWDTTVQDADETVEVDGLRFVLDPRSLAYVEGTTLDFSDGLDGQGFHFHNPQAVRTCACGESFSL from the coding sequence ATGACCGAGACCGCCCCCGACGCCCTGCTCCAGATCACAGAGTCCGCCCGCCAGAGGCTCGTTCAGGTCGCCGCCGGCGACGGCGTGGACGTGACCGAGCAGTACCTCCGCGTGGCGGTCGTGCCCGGCGGCTGCTCCGGCTTGACGTATGATCTCGGCTGGGACACCACGGTTCAGGACGCCGACGAGACTGTGGAAGTCGACGGCCTCCGGTTCGTGCTCGACCCCCGGAGCCTCGCGTACGTGGAGGGGACGACGCTGGACTTCTCGGACGGCCTGGACGGCCAGGGCTTCCACTTCCACAATCCGCAAGCGGTTCGGACGTGCGCGTGCGGCGAGTCCTTCTCGCTCTAG
- the sufB gene encoding Fe-S cluster assembly protein SufB has protein sequence MPTYTEHDFFEDVAQEGYKYGFTTNVESEKAPKGLSEDTVRFISAKKEEPQWLLDIRLKALRHFFKLLDEGHEPDWAHLDIPAIDYQDAYYYAAPGSKAKYDSLEDVPQEILDDFAKLGIPLGEQAALAGVAVDAVMDSVSVATTFKKELAAQGIIFCSFSEAVQEHEELVREYMGSVVPYTDNLFAALNSAVFSDGSFCYIPKGVRCPMELSTYFRINEANTGQFERTLIICEDDGYVSYMEGCTAPMREEYQLHAAIVEIVAKERSEVKYSTVQNWYPGSADGKGGVYNFVTKRAMCAGNDSKVTWTQLETGSAITWKYPSCILKGDRSVGEFYSVAFTKDHQQADTGTKMIHLGRDTRSTIISKGISAGESNNSYRGLVKVNKKAANARNFSQCDSLLIGDQCGAHTFPYIEINNETAKVEHEATTSKIGEDQMFYCTARGISEQDALNLIVNGYAKEILAKLPMEFAVEAQKLLSVQLEGSVG, from the coding sequence ATGCCGACGTATACCGAGCACGACTTCTTCGAGGACGTAGCCCAGGAGGGCTACAAGTACGGCTTCACGACCAACGTCGAGTCCGAGAAAGCGCCCAAGGGGCTCTCGGAGGACACCGTGCGGTTCATCTCCGCCAAAAAGGAAGAGCCGCAATGGCTGCTGGACATCCGCCTAAAGGCGCTCCGGCACTTTTTCAAGCTGCTCGACGAAGGTCACGAGCCTGACTGGGCGCACCTCGACATCCCCGCCATCGACTACCAGGACGCGTATTACTACGCGGCTCCGGGGTCAAAGGCCAAGTACGACAGCCTGGAGGACGTTCCCCAGGAGATCCTGGACGACTTCGCCAAGCTCGGCATCCCGCTCGGCGAGCAGGCCGCCCTCGCGGGCGTGGCTGTGGACGCCGTGATGGACTCCGTGAGCGTCGCGACGACGTTCAAGAAGGAACTGGCCGCGCAGGGCATCATCTTCTGCTCGTTTAGCGAGGCCGTGCAGGAGCACGAGGAGTTGGTGCGCGAGTACATGGGCTCGGTCGTCCCGTACACGGACAACCTGTTTGCCGCGCTCAACTCGGCGGTCTTCTCCGATGGCTCGTTCTGCTACATCCCCAAGGGCGTGCGCTGCCCGATGGAGCTGAGCACCTACTTCCGCATCAACGAGGCCAATACGGGCCAGTTTGAGCGGACGCTCATCATCTGTGAGGACGACGGCTACGTGAGCTACATGGAGGGCTGCACGGCTCCCATGCGCGAGGAGTACCAGCTCCACGCCGCGATCGTCGAGATCGTCGCCAAGGAGCGCTCCGAGGTCAAGTACAGCACCGTCCAGAACTGGTACCCCGGCTCGGCCGATGGCAAGGGCGGCGTCTACAACTTTGTGACCAAGCGCGCGATGTGCGCCGGCAACGACTCCAAGGTGACGTGGACGCAGCTCGAAACGGGCTCGGCCATCACGTGGAAGTACCCGTCCTGCATCCTCAAGGGCGACCGCTCGGTCGGTGAGTTCTACTCCGTGGCCTTCACCAAGGACCACCAGCAGGCCGACACCGGCACGAAGATGATCCACCTCGGCCGCGACACGCGCTCGACGATTATCTCGAAGGGCATCTCTGCCGGAGAGTCCAACAACTCGTACCGCGGCCTCGTCAAGGTCAACAAGAAGGCAGCCAACGCGCGCAACTTCTCGCAGTGCGACTCGCTGCTCATCGGCGACCAGTGCGGCGCGCACACCTTCCCGTACATCGAGATCAACAACGAGACGGCCAAGGTGGAGCACGAGGCCACGACCTCCAAGATCGGCGAGGACCAGATGTTCTACTGCACCGCCAGAGGCATCTCCGAGCAGGACGCGCTCAACCTCATCGTCAACGGCTACGCGAAGGAGATCCTCGCCAAGCTGCCGATGGAGTTCGCCGTCGAAGCCCAGAAGCTCCTCTCGGTCCAGCTCGAAGGCTCTGTAGGGTAA
- a CDS encoding purple acid phosphatase family protein, whose translation MRRFSPLLILLGILPALLAAGCSGTPTAVGTRADEFTPEILADYKVPEESQAFSPDVMNFLVVGDWGRNGFFNQRDVAVTMGEVGARINSRFTISTGDNFYTEGVDSIEDPKWERSFENIYTAPALQSRWYSVLGNHDWQGDYQAQIDYMTKSPRWHMPARYYTETVQVDDSTQALFVYLDTTPLSEREPRGKYNKTEDWDPEAQLAWLDKTLAESDAAWKIVVGHHPIYVGSVRYEDNPRLIESLVPIFENRGVQAYFAGHDHNLQHHRPEGSPVDYFVSGAGSLTRGVVQTPNTLFALRVSGFMAVSLLRENLYVHAFEENGQLVYATFIPRVRPDLHSDREIDEETDLSDPKVRADQEAAEEDDGEGTLRTP comes from the coding sequence ATGCGCCGCTTCTCCCCTCTCCTGATCCTCTTGGGCATCCTGCCCGCCCTCCTGGCGGCCGGGTGCAGCGGCACGCCTACCGCCGTCGGCACGCGCGCCGACGAGTTCACGCCGGAGATCCTCGCGGACTACAAGGTGCCGGAGGAGTCCCAGGCGTTCTCGCCGGACGTCATGAACTTCCTCGTGGTCGGGGACTGGGGCCGAAACGGGTTCTTCAACCAGCGCGACGTGGCGGTCACGATGGGCGAGGTGGGCGCACGCATCAACAGCCGGTTCACGATCTCGACGGGCGACAACTTCTACACCGAGGGCGTGGACTCCATCGAGGACCCGAAGTGGGAGCGGTCGTTCGAGAACATCTACACCGCGCCCGCGCTTCAGAGCCGGTGGTACTCCGTGCTCGGCAACCACGACTGGCAAGGGGACTACCAGGCGCAGATCGACTACATGACGAAAAGCCCGCGGTGGCACATGCCCGCGCGCTACTACACCGAGACCGTTCAGGTGGACGACTCCACCCAGGCGCTCTTCGTCTACCTGGACACCACGCCGCTCAGTGAACGCGAGCCTCGGGGCAAGTACAACAAGACGGAGGACTGGGACCCTGAGGCGCAACTCGCGTGGCTGGACAAGACCCTGGCGGAGAGCGACGCGGCGTGGAAGATCGTGGTCGGCCACCACCCGATCTACGTCGGCTCGGTGCGCTACGAGGACAACCCGCGGTTGATTGAGAGCCTGGTGCCCATCTTCGAGAATCGCGGTGTGCAGGCGTACTTCGCGGGCCACGACCACAACCTCCAGCACCACCGCCCGGAGGGCTCACCGGTGGATTACTTCGTTTCTGGCGCGGGCTCGCTCACGCGCGGCGTGGTGCAAACGCCCAACACGCTGTTCGCGCTCCGCGTCTCGGGCTTTATGGCCGTCTCCCTCTTGCGGGAAAACCTCTACGTTCACGCATTCGAGGAGAACGGCCAGCTCGTCTACGCCACGTTTATCCCGCGCGTCCGCCCGGACCTCCACTCGGACCGCGAGATCGACGAAGAGACCGACCTGAGCGACCCCAAGGTGCGCGCCGACCAGGAGGCCGCCGAAGAGGACGACGGCGAAGGCACGCTCCGCACCCCCTAG
- a CDS encoding SGNH/GDSL hydrolase family protein, producing the protein MDTPVSADSPLAPRTRRLFGIAAVGIGLVLALGLAEVALRLFAPQPVGPSHLTLDADLGVIPKPGLSGTVRLPGIYTYTFHHDAHGFRETPTSTADSTAPEVLILGDSFAYGMGVEDDQTAASQLAGGLSARGMDVRVTNAARIGAGPGYALRLLQTRGRLWRPEVVVYLFCYNDYANLQHATYFDVGEDRTLTPVSPRDTPRQTKTRWSQLPGAYTLQSHSHVAGLVRRVGVGLFGERQPGPSTFDLDTLNTPLAYSEPHRQWLNDVYMEALKAEVESRGGRFLAFYIPSAAEVAAFRRTGVPTEDQTAFTQMLSRQGIDGLAFTEPLAQTGEPIARLYFPEIHWRPLGLGVAAGAMLDPVQAAVCTQTPEAGGCATAPTVVRQIVEMRAGRGSGG; encoded by the coding sequence GTGGACACGCCCGTTTCTGCCGACTCGCCTCTGGCGCCCCGCACGCGCCGGCTGTTCGGAATCGCGGCGGTGGGGATCGGGCTCGTCCTCGCGCTCGGCCTCGCCGAGGTGGCGCTGCGGCTTTTCGCGCCGCAGCCGGTGGGGCCTTCGCACCTCACGCTAGATGCAGATTTGGGCGTGATCCCCAAGCCCGGCCTCTCCGGGACGGTCCGCCTGCCGGGCATCTACACGTACACGTTCCACCACGACGCCCACGGCTTCCGCGAAACGCCGACCTCTACGGCCGACTCGACGGCGCCAGAGGTCCTGATCCTTGGCGACTCCTTCGCCTACGGCATGGGCGTGGAAGACGACCAAACCGCGGCCTCGCAGCTCGCGGGTGGGCTCTCCGCCAGAGGCATGGACGTGCGCGTGACCAACGCGGCACGCATCGGCGCCGGGCCGGGCTACGCGCTGCGGCTGCTCCAAACGCGCGGACGCCTCTGGCGCCCCGAGGTGGTGGTCTACCTCTTCTGCTACAACGACTACGCGAACCTCCAGCACGCGACGTACTTCGACGTGGGCGAGGACCGCACCCTCACGCCTGTCTCGCCGCGCGACACGCCGCGGCAGACGAAGACGCGATGGTCCCAGCTTCCGGGGGCGTACACGCTTCAAAGCCACTCTCACGTGGCCGGGCTGGTACGCCGCGTGGGCGTGGGGCTGTTCGGCGAGCGCCAGCCCGGTCCCAGCACGTTCGACCTCGACACGCTGAACACGCCTCTGGCGTACTCCGAGCCGCACCGCCAGTGGCTCAACGACGTGTACATGGAGGCGCTCAAAGCCGAGGTCGAATCGCGCGGCGGGCGCTTTTTGGCGTTCTACATCCCCAGCGCCGCCGAGGTGGCCGCCTTCCGCAGAACCGGCGTGCCGACCGAGGACCAGACGGCGTTTACGCAGATGCTGAGCCGCCAGGGCATCGACGGGCTCGCGTTTACCGAGCCTCTCGCGCAGACCGGAGAGCCCATTGCGCGGCTTTACTTCCCGGAGATCCACTGGCGCCCGCTAGGCCTCGGCGTGGCCGCAGGCGCGATGCTGGACCCCGTGCAGGCGGCGGTCTGCACGCAGACGCCAGAGGCCGGGGGATGCGCGACGGCACCTACGGTCGTTCGCCAGATCGTCGAGATGCGCGCCGGCCGCGGGTCCGGCGGATAA